From a region of the Marinitoga sp. 1197 genome:
- a CDS encoding NUDIX domain-containing protein, with the protein MNFEEKEIKTENIFKGVLLDVRKSLVELPNRKQSTREFVVHPGAVAMLPIENNYVYLVEQYRFPIKKHLLEIPAGKFDKAGEEPLECGKRELEEEIGKRAKTWIYLGYIHTTPGFSNEIIHLYLVKDFEDTKMNLDEDEFLEVKKIHIKEFEEKILNNEITDAKTIAAYARAKILGGI; encoded by the coding sequence ATGAATTTTGAAGAAAAAGAAATAAAAACAGAAAATATTTTCAAAGGTGTTTTATTAGATGTAAGAAAAAGCCTTGTTGAACTTCCAAATAGGAAACAATCTACAAGAGAATTTGTTGTACATCCTGGAGCAGTAGCTATGTTACCAATAGAAAATAATTATGTATATTTAGTTGAACAATATCGATTTCCAATAAAAAAGCATCTTCTTGAAATTCCGGCTGGGAAGTTTGATAAAGCAGGTGAAGAACCTCTTGAATGTGGTAAAAGAGAATTGGAAGAAGAAATTGGAAAAAGGGCTAAAACCTGGATATATCTTGGATATATTCATACAACTCCCGGATTTTCAAATGAAATTATACATCTTTATTTAGTAAAAGATTTTGAAGATACAAAAATGAATCTTGATGAGGATGAATTTCTTGAAGTGAAGAAAATACACATAAAAGAATTTGAAGAAAAAATATTAAATAATGAAATAACAGATGCAAAAACAATAGCAGCATATGCAAGGGCAAAAATATTAGGAGGGATATAA
- a CDS encoding SpoIIE family protein phosphatase: MIKLLIIDENEEHRFFLRHLFLNENKVLKDFGFKEKFEVYEAKNAFEGVKMAQYIEPNIVILEEKLSELDGVEVCRKIKKFRRTMNIPIIFLTTINDLAIKEKAFKAGASDYIIKPAHPYELLIRVKRHLDFYITQRKLKYSIENYEKDLRIARSIQKNLLPKFRKLNNIVFDYIYIPSHNTSGDMIEVIPIDKNKIFAYVYDISGHGVTSALLSIIVKQEIDYIIKSSKTHNLKEIILQLEKNIKEYFFDGRYFTGIFSILSRNKIEYINLAHREIIFLKNNRIEIDSETNFPAGIGLIEENNLKIKNKEFDNNTFIIFYTDGILDVEYFDEKKLYETLISKKFNTPEEITDRLKNILNILLDWKFPDDDITVLVLQPEG, encoded by the coding sequence ATGATAAAACTTCTAATAATCGATGAAAATGAAGAGCATCGATTTTTTCTAAGACATCTTTTTTTAAATGAAAATAAAGTTTTAAAAGATTTTGGATTTAAAGAAAAGTTTGAGGTTTATGAAGCGAAAAATGCTTTTGAAGGTGTAAAGATGGCTCAATATATTGAGCCTAATATTGTTATACTGGAAGAAAAATTATCTGAATTAGATGGTGTAGAAGTATGCAGAAAAATCAAAAAATTCAGAAGAACCATGAATATTCCGATAATATTTTTAACAACAATTAATGATTTAGCTATAAAAGAGAAAGCTTTTAAAGCTGGTGCTTCGGATTATATAATAAAACCAGCCCACCCATATGAATTATTAATACGGGTAAAAAGACATCTTGATTTTTATATAACTCAAAGGAAATTAAAATATTCTATTGAAAACTATGAAAAGGATTTGAGAATTGCCAGAAGTATCCAGAAAAATTTATTACCCAAATTCAGAAAATTAAATAATATAGTCTTTGATTATATATATATACCATCACATAACACTTCTGGGGATATGATAGAAGTTATACCTATAGATAAAAATAAAATTTTTGCATATGTTTACGATATTTCAGGACATGGTGTAACATCTGCGTTGTTATCTATTATTGTAAAACAAGAAATTGATTATATAATAAAAAGTTCTAAAACACATAATTTAAAAGAAATAATATTACAGTTAGAAAAGAATATTAAAGAATACTTTTTTGATGGTAGATACTTTACAGGAATTTTTTCTATACTATCGAGAAACAAGATTGAATATATAAACTTAGCTCATAGAGAAATAATATTTTTAAAAAACAATAGGATAGAAATTGATTCAGAAACTAATTTTCCTGCAGGAATTGGCTTAATTGAGGAAAATAATTTAAAAATTAAAAATAAAGAGTTTGATAATAATACTTTTATTATATTTTATACAGATGGAATATTGGACGTTGAATATTTTGATGAAAAAAAACTTTATGAAACCTTGATTTCAAAAAAATTCAACACACCAGAAGAAATAACAGATAGATTAAAAAATATTTTGAATATACTTTTAGATTGGAAATTTCCAGATGATGATATTACAGTATTAGTACTGCAACCGGAGGGATAA
- a CDS encoding cytidine deaminase — protein MKIKQDILDLLYEKAKDSMKNSYSPYSKFKVGAALITKSGKVYTGTNIENASYGLSMCAERIAIFKAVSEGETDFEALVVIGDTDSPISPCGACRQVIAEFGVDEIILTNLKREFKVMSVEEILPYGFSGEELDDKTSNNR, from the coding sequence ATGAAAATAAAACAGGACATTCTTGATCTGTTATATGAAAAAGCAAAGGATTCTATGAAAAATTCATATTCACCTTATTCAAAATTTAAAGTTGGTGCAGCTTTAATTACAAAAAGCGGAAAAGTATATACCGGAACAAATATTGAAAATGCATCATATGGCTTATCTATGTGCGCTGAAAGAATTGCAATTTTTAAAGCTGTATCTGAAGGTGAAACGGATTTTGAGGCGTTAGTGGTAATTGGAGATACTGATAGTCCTATAAGCCCCTGTGGGGCATGCAGGCAGGTTATTGCTGAATTTGGAGTTGATGAAATAATATTAACAAATTTAAAAAGGGAATTTAAAGTAATGAGTGTGGAAGAAATACTGCCGTATGGGTTTTCTGGTGAAGAATTAGATGATAAAACTTCTAATAATCGATGA
- a CDS encoding hemolysin family protein has translation MEDPNSYIEIIIMIVKIISLLFLSAFFSASETALTSMNRLKVKDLIENEDNENAREKLHHFLHHPNQLLTTILVMNNLVNILVSSLTTAFIIELIPGNPGQVVGIVTGVLTLMILIFGEITPKVYARENTEKFFNVVFPVISFLNYILKPIIWLLVNISNFFIKLFGGEKISEAPFITEDEIMNYLDIGHEEGVIEKDEKFIMKRGLELKEISVKEIMTPRVDIIAISEDENLKELIKIINEEGYSRIPIYKESIDNIIGVCYAKDVFKILEKEGLNEEFLDINIKNIMHKVEFIPLTMKIRDVMKIFLEKHTHMAVVVDEYGGTAGLVTLEDILEELTGEILDEYDIVSEEINIVKLAKNTYLINGTTPINDIERELDLELPETDFETIGGLLLEEFERFPKAGEKITLEGVTFEIVSVSKNKIDKVKITVKEDFNENKTGHS, from the coding sequence GTGGAAGACCCTAATAGTTATATTGAAATAATTATTATGATAGTTAAAATTATTTCATTACTGTTTTTATCTGCATTTTTTTCTGCATCAGAAACAGCGTTGACATCAATGAATAGATTAAAAGTTAAAGATTTAATCGAAAATGAAGATAATGAGAATGCAAGAGAAAAATTACATCACTTTTTGCATCATCCAAATCAACTTTTGACAACAATACTTGTAATGAATAATCTTGTAAACATATTGGTTTCTTCGTTGACAACTGCATTTATTATAGAGTTAATTCCGGGGAATCCAGGACAGGTTGTTGGAATTGTAACGGGAGTTTTAACTTTAATGATTTTAATATTTGGAGAGATAACGCCAAAAGTTTATGCCCGAGAAAATACAGAAAAGTTTTTCAATGTTGTGTTTCCCGTTATATCTTTTTTAAATTATATACTTAAACCAATTATATGGTTGTTGGTTAATATATCAAACTTTTTCATAAAATTATTTGGTGGCGAAAAAATAAGTGAAGCGCCTTTTATAACAGAAGATGAAATTATGAATTATCTGGATATTGGTCATGAAGAAGGTGTTATTGAAAAAGATGAAAAGTTTATAATGAAAAGAGGACTTGAGTTAAAAGAAATATCTGTAAAAGAAATAATGACTCCGAGAGTTGATATAATTGCTATTTCTGAAGACGAAAATCTGAAAGAATTAATAAAAATAATAAATGAAGAAGGATACTCCAGAATTCCCATATATAAAGAATCAATAGACAACATTATAGGTGTTTGTTATGCTAAAGATGTATTTAAAATATTGGAAAAAGAAGGGTTAAATGAAGAATTTTTGGATATCAATATTAAAAATATTATGCATAAAGTTGAGTTTATACCTTTAACCATGAAAATCAGAGATGTTATGAAAATTTTTCTGGAAAAACATACTCATATGGCGGTTGTTGTGGATGAATATGGTGGAACTGCAGGTCTTGTCACTCTTGAAGATATTCTGGAAGAGTTAACGGGTGAAATACTTGATGAATATGATATAGTTTCAGAAGAGATAAATATTGTAAAACTGGCGAAAAATACGTATCTTATTAATGGAACAACACCTATAAACGATATTGAAAGAGAATTGGATCTTGAGTTACCAGAAACAGATTTTGAAACAATAGGAGGATTATTATTAGAAGAATTTGAAAGATTTCCAAAAGCGGGAGAAAAGATAACCTTAGAAGGAGTTACATTTGAAATAGTTTCTGTATCAAAAAATAAAATAGACAAGGTTAAAATTACAGTTAAGGAGGATTTCAATGAAAATAAAACAGGACATTCTTGA
- a CDS encoding YitT family protein, with translation MNNTSKKFNLKKESINYIIITIGTILTALGIVLFLDPFSIVAGGVSGLAIVLKNLLGWWLGLQMLVYNVVLFALGFWLLGVGFGFKSIYAALLLSFLIDYFEQVLHLDSMMKSLLLNSQIKIDPLLISSIYGGVLAGIGIGLVVWRNASTGGTDIIAMIINKYMHISTGKGLLIVDTIVTMSAFLINPLVPMYGIIAIFVTSKMIDTVVEGFESTRTVLVISEKYDKIKEKIFERLDRGVTILEGKGGYTQRERKVLMIVLTRREIGELRRIIKDIDDKAFISIVPNSETLGYGFKKLG, from the coding sequence TTGAATAATACATCTAAAAAATTTAATTTAAAAAAAGAAAGTATAAATTATATAATAATAACAATTGGAACAATTTTAACTGCTCTTGGAATCGTATTATTTCTTGATCCATTTTCTATCGTTGCTGGTGGAGTCAGTGGTCTTGCTATTGTTTTGAAGAATTTACTTGGATGGTGGTTAGGTCTTCAAATGTTGGTGTATAATGTAGTTTTATTTGCTCTTGGATTCTGGCTTCTCGGTGTTGGATTTGGTTTTAAAAGTATATATGCCGCGCTTTTATTATCTTTTTTAATAGACTATTTTGAACAGGTATTACATCTGGATTCCATGATGAAATCATTATTGTTAAATTCACAGATCAAAATAGATCCCTTATTAATAAGTTCAATATATGGTGGTGTTTTAGCAGGAATAGGAATTGGATTGGTTGTATGGAGAAATGCTTCTACTGGTGGAACAGATATAATAGCCATGATAATAAACAAATATATGCATATATCTACAGGAAAAGGTTTATTAATAGTGGATACAATAGTTACAATGTCTGCATTTTTAATAAATCCGCTTGTTCCAATGTATGGGATCATTGCCATCTTTGTTACGTCAAAAATGATAGATACTGTTGTTGAAGGTTTTGAATCCACAAGAACAGTCTTGGTTATAAGTGAAAAATATGATAAAATTAAAGAGAAGATATTTGAACGTCTTGACAGAGGAGTAACAATTTTAGAAGGAAAAGGTGGGTATACACAAAGGGAAAGAAAGGTCTTGATGATAGTTTTAACTAGGCGTGAGATAGGAGAATTAAGAAGAATCATTAAAGATATTGATGATAAGGCATTCATAAGTATTGTTCCAAATTCAGAAACGCTGGGATATGGTTTTAAAAAATTAGGTTAG
- the dnaJ gene encoding molecular chaperone DnaJ codes for MLNQKKDYYEILGISKNATPEEIKKAYRQLVKKWHPDRHQENKDIAEEKFKEIQEAYEVLSDPQKKALYDRFGFVPENGMPPPGQGGARGGFEDLFEDLFGSFGDFGGTFSDIFDMFTGGAASQKRRKAANPPIKGEDKFFSITIDLKDVLNDIKKHIEYDRYSTCSACNGTGAKNGNSFTTCPRCNGTGTIKEEERTFFGVFVRNYQCPTCNGSGKIIQERCNVCHGSGKVILREKLDITIPAGVEDGYTFRIPNKGNDGKNGGPAGDLIIKINVRRHPKFNRNGNNLETTIEIDYVQALLGATIELDLLNGKTSLKIPEGTNPGTVLVLKGHGLPDFRTGKYGDLYVKVNVRFKKPGLREKRLLKEIAKIKKLGE; via the coding sequence ATATTGAACCAGAAAAAAGATTACTATGAAATACTGGGAATATCCAAAAACGCTACACCAGAAGAGATAAAAAAAGCTTATAGACAACTGGTGAAAAAATGGCATCCAGATAGACATCAGGAAAATAAAGATATAGCTGAAGAAAAATTTAAAGAAATACAGGAAGCATATGAGGTGTTAAGTGATCCCCAGAAAAAAGCCCTTTATGATAGATTTGGATTTGTTCCGGAAAATGGTATGCCACCACCAGGCCAGGGTGGAGCAAGAGGTGGTTTTGAAGATTTATTTGAAGATTTATTTGGAAGTTTTGGGGACTTTGGAGGCACCTTTTCTGATATTTTTGACATGTTTACAGGTGGGGCTGCTTCGCAGAAAAGGAGAAAAGCAGCTAATCCACCTATAAAAGGAGAAGATAAATTTTTCTCAATAACTATAGATTTAAAAGATGTATTAAATGATATAAAAAAACATATAGAATACGATAGATATTCAACATGTAGTGCATGTAATGGTACAGGTGCAAAAAACGGTAATAGCTTTACAACATGTCCAAGATGTAATGGTACTGGAACGATTAAAGAAGAAGAAAGAACTTTTTTTGGAGTATTCGTTAGAAATTATCAATGTCCTACGTGTAATGGTAGTGGTAAAATAATTCAGGAAAGATGTAATGTTTGCCATGGTAGTGGTAAGGTAATATTAAGAGAAAAATTGGATATAACTATTCCAGCAGGAGTAGAAGATGGATATACCTTTAGAATTCCAAATAAAGGTAATGACGGAAAAAATGGAGGACCAGCAGGTGATTTAATAATAAAAATAAATGTAAGAAGACATCCTAAATTCAACAGAAACGGAAATAATTTAGAAACTACAATTGAAATAGATTATGTGCAGGCATTATTGGGTGCAACAATTGAATTGGATTTATTAAACGGAAAAACTTCTTTAAAAATTCCAGAAGGCACAAATCCAGGAACAGTTCTTGTATTAAAAGGACACGGATTACCTGATTTTAGAACAGGTAAATATGGTGATTTATATGTAAAAGTAAATGTAAGATTCAAAAAACCAGGTTTAAGGGAAAAACGTCTTTTAAAAGAAATTGCAAAGATAAAAAAACTGGGGGAATGA
- a CDS encoding nucleotide exchange factor GrpE, producing the protein MPQKKKKSEGKIKEIKNKEKALDKDMEILKKEIEELRKELENQKGENKKLMEEYEKIKNYAINLKVDFENYKDIVQKDKIRIKKETKENIIKQILPIYKNFSIVINNQDNLDLFAKGAEMVYKLFVKSIEDMGVEFIIPEKNDRFDPFEHEVVEKIETDEVEEYHIFAVDSPGVKLEGKIIEPAKVKVAVKPVKKNEEIVEKKEEERGE; encoded by the coding sequence ATGCCACAAAAAAAGAAAAAATCAGAAGGAAAAATAAAAGAAATAAAAAATAAAGAGAAGGCATTAGATAAAGATATGGAAATTTTAAAAAAGGAAATTGAAGAATTACGAAAAGAATTAGAAAATCAAAAAGGCGAAAACAAAAAGTTAATGGAAGAATATGAAAAAATCAAAAATTATGCAATAAACTTAAAAGTTGATTTTGAAAATTATAAAGATATTGTTCAGAAAGATAAAATAAGAATTAAGAAGGAAACCAAAGAAAATATTATAAAACAAATATTACCAATATATAAAAACTTTTCCATAGTTATTAATAATCAGGATAACTTGGATTTATTTGCAAAAGGTGCTGAAATGGTATATAAGTTATTTGTTAAAAGCATTGAAGATATGGGAGTTGAGTTTATAATTCCGGAAAAAAATGATAGATTTGATCCCTTTGAACATGAAGTTGTTGAAAAAATTGAAACTGATGAAGTTGAGGAATATCATATATTTGCTGTGGATTCTCCAGGAGTAAAATTAGAAGGCAAAATCATTGAACCGGCAAAGGTTAAAGTTGCTGTAAAACCCGTAAAAAAGAATGAAGAAATAGTAGAAAAAAAAGAAGAAGAAAGGGGTGAGTGA
- a CDS encoding HrcA family transcriptional regulator yields MPKELSNRQKMVLFSIIENFIEEKKPISSSEILKKSSLKVSSATIRNDMQKLQHLGLIFQPHSSAGRIPTDKALRLYFEAIKESFSVKSKNIELPQEYKFYDINIMFDRFSKMLSELSNSLVILELPDSRYIFITRVVVSDLTNDFYQITLMTNLGLSITRTVEKYGFPSSKELEKILNEGLVGKSMHEIINIIKIKSINEKDIRVMNLYNLIFLLAEEFFRNKFIVNGLARIISSGYFNTKEILFLSKIVEEDKMKVQLLSLKPFNVEIKTVIGNEFEIPELKNFVMFETSYCHNANPLGKVVLLTFKYSDYRKIYSVLNEYTSRLSKIISKNL; encoded by the coding sequence ATGCCAAAAGAATTGAGTAATAGACAGAAAATGGTTTTATTTTCTATAATTGAAAATTTTATAGAGGAAAAAAAACCGATAAGTTCCTCTGAAATACTAAAAAAGTCCTCATTAAAAGTCAGTTCTGCGACAATAAGAAACGATATGCAAAAACTTCAGCATTTGGGGTTGATATTTCAGCCACACTCAAGTGCAGGACGTATCCCCACTGACAAAGCTTTAAGGCTTTATTTTGAAGCTATTAAAGAAAGTTTTTCAGTTAAAAGCAAAAATATAGAATTGCCCCAGGAATATAAGTTTTATGATATAAACATTATGTTCGATAGATTCTCAAAAATGTTATCGGAACTTTCAAATAGTCTTGTTATTTTAGAATTACCTGATTCAAGATATATTTTTATTACACGTGTTGTAGTTTCAGATTTAACAAATGATTTTTATCAGATAACACTAATGACAAATTTAGGGTTATCTATAACAAGAACGGTTGAAAAATATGGATTTCCTTCATCGAAAGAGTTGGAAAAAATTTTAAATGAAGGTCTTGTTGGAAAATCTATGCATGAAATAATAAATATTATAAAAATAAAAAGCATCAATGAAAAAGATATTAGAGTTATGAATCTTTACAATCTTATATTTTTACTGGCAGAAGAATTTTTTAGAAATAAGTTCATTGTAAATGGATTAGCCAGGATAATTTCTTCTGGCTATTTTAATACAAAGGAAATTTTGTTTTTATCAAAAATAGTTGAAGAAGATAAAATGAAAGTACAATTATTATCTCTAAAACCATTTAATGTTGAAATAAAAACAGTGATTGGCAATGAGTTTGAAATACCAGAATTGAAAAATTTTGTGATGTTTGAAACATCTTATTGTCATAATGCAAATCCATTGGGTAAAGTAGTATTGTTAACATTTAAATATAGCGACTATAGAAAAATCTATTCGGTATTAAATGAATATACTTCAAGATTATCAAAAATTATATCAAAAAATCTTTAA
- a CDS encoding UDP-N-acetylmuramoyl-L-alanyl-D-glutamate--2,6-diaminopimelate ligase: MIGYDIIKILKELIIEYNFPLEKEYTFFTNNTNKIKPGSVFVCIKGSYFDGHDFIRTAIEFKAALIVAENPKKIPLNHPYILVRDTKKAYALLNYAYYNINFDDFNFIGVTGTNGKTTVISLIHYVLTYGEKNSSLISTVGIKLNNELLYESYNTTPGVDEIAKVLNLSKEKSIKNICLEVSSHAIDQKRVYKIPFSIAILTNITRDHLDYHKNFDDYKNTKLSLFKQLKSGGYGIINLDCLNLKEVPGNNIITYGFDKNADYIISNVEYNNAQMSFTITEPDGTENKIHTHLIGEYNAQNMTAAFIALKLLNMDNEIIRHGFLTFEGVPGRFQLVENTRDIEYKVYIDFAHTPDALEKVLKSAKKITKGRVILVFGAGGAADIGKRKIMGEIASKYSDLIVITDDDPKDDDPDEIIEHILEGIDKNKTFIVIRDRKTAIKAAVSFASRDDVVIIAGRGHEKFQLYENGKKIPFNDYEVAHEIVQKFRKVMKR; the protein is encoded by the coding sequence ATGATAGGTTATGATATTATTAAAATTTTAAAAGAATTAATTATAGAATATAATTTCCCTTTAGAAAAAGAATATACATTTTTTACTAATAATACTAATAAAATAAAACCGGGTTCGGTTTTTGTCTGTATTAAAGGTTCTTATTTTGATGGACACGATTTCATAAGAACAGCTATAGAATTTAAAGCAGCTTTAATTGTAGCTGAAAATCCCAAAAAAATACCTTTAAATCACCCCTACATTTTAGTTAGAGATACAAAAAAAGCCTATGCTTTACTTAATTATGCATATTATAACATAAATTTCGATGATTTTAATTTTATAGGTGTAACTGGAACTAACGGGAAAACAACTGTAATTTCTTTAATTCATTATGTTTTGACATATGGAGAAAAAAATAGTTCTTTAATAAGTACAGTAGGAATTAAACTTAACAATGAATTATTATACGAATCATATAACACAACACCAGGCGTTGACGAAATTGCAAAAGTACTTAATCTTTCAAAAGAAAAATCAATAAAAAATATATGTTTAGAAGTGTCTTCTCATGCAATAGATCAAAAAAGAGTATATAAGATTCCATTCTCAATTGCTATTTTAACAAACATAACTCGTGATCATCTAGATTATCATAAGAATTTTGATGATTATAAAAATACAAAATTATCTTTATTTAAACAATTAAAAAGCGGTGGATATGGAATCATTAATTTAGACTGTCTAAATTTAAAGGAAGTTCCTGGAAATAATATTATAACATATGGATTTGATAAAAATGCAGATTATATAATTTCTAATGTTGAATACAATAATGCCCAAATGAGTTTTACTATAACAGAACCAGATGGAACAGAAAATAAAATCCATACTCATTTAATAGGAGAATATAATGCACAAAATATGACAGCTGCATTTATTGCATTAAAATTATTAAATATGGACAATGAGATAATAAGACATGGTTTTTTAACTTTTGAAGGAGTTCCTGGACGATTTCAATTGGTAGAAAATACACGAGATATAGAGTATAAGGTTTATATTGATTTTGCACATACACCAGATGCCCTTGAAAAAGTATTGAAAAGTGCAAAAAAAATTACTAAAGGCAGGGTAATTCTTGTGTTTGGAGCTGGCGGCGCTGCCGATATTGGCAAAAGAAAAATAATGGGAGAAATTGCTTCAAAGTATAGCGATTTAATTGTTATAACAGATGATGATCCAAAAGATGACGATCCAGATGAAATTATCGAACATATTCTCGAAGGAATAGATAAAAATAAAACATTTATAGTTATTAGAGATAGAAAAACTGCTATAAAAGCCGCTGTTAGCTTTGCTTCAAGAGATGATGTAGTTATAATCGCTGGTAGAGGGCATGAAAAATTTCAATTGTATGAAAATGGAAAAAAAATACCTTTCAATGATTATGAAGTTGCACATGAAATAGTTCAAAAATTCAGAAAGGTGATGAAGAGATGA
- a CDS encoding UDP-N-acetylmuramoyl-tripeptide--D-alanyl-D-alanine ligase: MNETSKKIHYEIDSRKIKKGDTFIAIKGEKNNGHDFVNNAFKKGAKTAIVEEKRNYIKDVILVDNVIDYINKKASILLKEKSKIRIGITGSNGKTTTKFFLYHLLSYGFKVFTTEKNYNTEIGIPLNILNNFKNQPVSILEMGLRKENDIEYLSKYYTPNIEIILNIGTSHIEFFKTRKKIAEEKLKIISYAEKPSLLFINGDEPLLNIEYPEDIKVFRFGENKDNDGYLIDFEYLNWNTRVYYNIFGENLMLTLNGIWNKGQLMDALASLMVSLYFEIPLDPFYISSFSLPEKRFELKKYGTSLIINDAYNASKESFLSGFESIKKMSIKKKKILLIGEVLEIGDKSYEYHIEIIESAKKIFDQIYFYDPKNKFKFNNISILHKKEDIFDILKSENALIYVKGSNGTNLWKYVEEFLND, from the coding sequence ATGAATGAAACTTCTAAGAAAATTCATTATGAAATTGACTCCCGAAAAATAAAAAAAGGAGATACTTTTATTGCAATAAAAGGAGAAAAAAATAACGGGCATGATTTTGTAAACAATGCTTTTAAAAAAGGAGCTAAAACAGCTATTGTTGAAGAAAAAAGAAATTACATCAAAGATGTTATTTTAGTAGACAATGTTATTGATTATATAAACAAAAAGGCTTCCATACTATTAAAAGAAAAATCAAAAATTAGAATAGGAATAACTGGTTCAAATGGAAAAACAACTACAAAATTTTTTTTATATCACTTATTATCATATGGATTTAAAGTTTTCACAACAGAAAAAAATTATAATACTGAGATAGGAATTCCTTTAAACATACTAAATAATTTTAAAAATCAACCTGTATCCATTTTAGAAATGGGACTTAGAAAAGAAAATGATATTGAATATCTTTCAAAATATTATACCCCTAATATTGAAATTATACTTAATATAGGAACATCACATATAGAATTTTTTAAAACAAGAAAAAAAATTGCTGAAGAAAAGTTAAAGATCATTTCATATGCAGAAAAACCAAGCTTATTGTTTATCAATGGAGATGAACCCTTGTTAAATATAGAATATCCAGAAGATATTAAAGTTTTCAGATTTGGGGAAAATAAAGATAATGATGGCTATTTAATAGATTTTGAATATTTAAACTGGAATACCCGTGTTTATTACAATATTTTTGGTGAAAATTTAATGCTTACACTTAATGGTATATGGAATAAAGGACAATTAATGGATGCTTTAGCATCACTAATGGTTTCATTGTATTTTGAAATTCCACTTGATCCTTTTTATATTTCAAGTTTTTCTTTACCAGAAAAACGTTTTGAATTAAAGAAATATGGAACATCCCTAATAATAAATGATGCTTATAATGCTTCAAAAGAATCATTCTTAAGTGGATTTGAAAGTATTAAAAAAATGTCTATAAAAAAGAAAAAAATTCTATTAATAGGAGAAGTTCTTGAGATAGGAGATAAATCCTATGAATACCATATTGAAATAATAGAAAGTGCGAAAAAGATTTTTGATCAAATATATTTTTATGATCCTAAGAATAAATTTAAATTTAACAACATCTCAATTCTTCATAAAAAAGAAGATATTTTTGATATTTTAAAATCAGAAAATGCTTTAATATATGTAAAAGGTTCAAATGGAACGAATCTGTGGAAATATGTTGAAGAATTTTTGAACGATTAG